In a single window of the Rhineura floridana isolate rRhiFlo1 chromosome 3, rRhiFlo1.hap2, whole genome shotgun sequence genome:
- the LOC133382074 gene encoding lysozyme C, milk isozyme-like, producing the protein MNALDFAFFCLLIVATESKKYLKCQLHDELIIRGLDGYHGIGIGHWLCLVLFSSQFDTAHYEFTDGHPYYGLFYLSGLLWCDNGRHPTKNGCNIDCEKFLDDNIADDIECVKKVSASKKGMFVWKTFEEYCIHPMPSILYWECNRH; encoded by the exons ATGAATGCTCTGGACTTTGCCTTCTTCTGCCTACTCATTGTAGCAACTGAGTCCAAAAAGTATCTAAAATGCCAATTGCATGATGAACTGATAATCCGAGGACTGGATGGTTATCATGGTATTGGTATAGGACACT GGTTGTGTTTGGTCCTATTTTCCAGTCAGTTTGACACAGCACACTACGAGTTTACAGATGGCCATCCATATTATGGATTATTTTATCTGAGTGGCTTATTGTGGTGTGACAATGGGAGGCATCCCACAAAGAATGGGTGCAATATTGACTGTGAGA AGTTCCTGGATGACAATATCGCAGATGATATTGAGTGTGTGAAGAAAGTTTCTGCAAGCAAGAAAGGGATGTTTGTTTG GAAGACCTTTGAAGAATACTGCATACACCCTATGCCTTCAATATTGTATTGGGAATGTAACAGGCATTGA
- the LOC133379318 gene encoding lysozyme C-like, whose protein sequence is MCVLGGEDSFNTNPIVSSTGLRRYYGLFRIDNENWCSDGRIESRNYCGISCNQLLDDNLLDDIACVRIMLKSRIQIQTWTTWRTRCRTKKYFNYLSDCGF, encoded by the exons ATGTGTGTACTTGGTGGTGAAGACAGTTTTAATACTAACCCCATAGTGAGTTCCACAGGTCTGCGCAGATACTATGGCTTATTCAGGATCGACAATGAAAACTGGTGCAGTGATGGGAGGATAGAGTCACGTAACTACTGTGGTATTTCCTGCAACC AATTGCTCGATGACAACCTCCTAGATGATATTGCATGTGTTAGGATAATGCTCAAGAGCAGAATACAGATACAAACCTG GACAACCTGGAGAACTAGATGTCGTACAAAGAAATATTTCAACTATCTCAGTGATTGTGGTTTCTGA